One Mercenaria mercenaria strain notata unplaced genomic scaffold, MADL_Memer_1 contig_3540, whole genome shotgun sequence genomic region harbors:
- the LOC128553160 gene encoding uncharacterized protein LOC128553160, whose amino-acid sequence MKMGRKLDSPLLKLLGKTFVKMEEKLSMVDDETKHDTPAVDGKNEKEKETDQFAEKLDNVIKEICLLHPCGKWSDWEDCDAKKNGTFGSQTRTRKCGYNSTLCISNSETSWIEKDIRLCEYSPWCPSDYKLTEDDYCVKLYADQKKTWQNAQKTCSEDGGHLISIHSDSKSRIVEAILESMNVDDIWIDGIKKSSDGDWEFLNKFAYRNWYKDQPDGTIIPQCINLYKFGKWIWLDDPCSEKYYYMSEILAST is encoded by the coding sequence atgaaaatgggAAGAAAATTAGACAGCCCTCTACTTAAACTTCTTggaaaaacatttgtaaaaatggaagaaaaattATCCATGGTTGATGACGAAACAAAACATGATACTCCAGCTGTTGACggaaaaaatgaaaaggaaaaagaaactgACCAGTTTGCCGAAAAATTAGACAACGTAATTAAGGAAATATGTCTCTTACATCCGTGTGGCAAATGGAGTGATTGGGAAGACTGTGACGCAAAAAAGAATGGAACATTTGGTTCTCAAACTCGAACAAGAAAATGTGGATATAATTCCACTCTTTGTATAAGCAACAGTGAGACCAGCTGGATAGAGAAAGATATCAGACTATGTGAATACTCTCCTTGGTGTCCATCCGACTACAAACTGACAGAGGACGACTACTGTGTCAAACTGTATGCTGACCAGAAGAAAACTTGGCAGAATGCACAGAAGACATGTTCAGAAGATGGTGGACATTTGATTAGTATACATTCTGACAGTAAATCAAGGATTGTAGAAGCAATTCTTGAAAGTATGAATGTTGACGATATCTGGATTGATGGAATAAAGAAGTCGAGTGATGGAGATTGGGAATTCTTGAACAAGTTTGCTTATAGAAATTGGTATAAAGATCAGCCAGATGGTACTATTATTCCACAGTGTATTAATCTCTACAAATTTGGAAAGTGGATATGGCTTGATGATCCATGTTCAGAAAAGTACTATTACATGAGCGAAATTTtagccagca